GCCGCATCGCTACACGCGGATGCGCGATTTGTTCGATGAATTCTTGACGGCGTTTGATGACGCCGACGTGCTTTTGCTGCTCGACATTTATTCCGCTGGCGAGGAGCCGATCGAAAATGTCTCGTCGCGCCGGCTGTACGAATCGATTCGCGCGCGCGGTCATATCGACGTTCATTATGTCGGCGCCGACGATCCCGCCGCGGCGGTCGCGCAGGCCTCGCGCGAGGGCGACGTGATCGCGACGCTCGGCGCAGGCGATATAAACAAGCTTGGACCCGCGATACTCGCGGCCTTGGGCGAGGAGGCGCATGAGCGGGCTTGAGCAAAACCTGCGCGCGCGCTTCGGCGACCGCCTCAGGATCGGCGCGCCGCTCAGCGAGTGGACGTCGTTTCGCATCGGCGGCCCCGCCGACCTGTTCCTCGTTGTCGAGAGCGAGGACGAGTTGAGCGCCGCGAAAGCCGCGGCCTGGAGCGCCAATGCGCCCTGCTTTTGCCTCGGCGCGGGAACGAATCTGCTTATCAGCGATCGCGGGATGCGCGGGCTCGTCGTTCATCTCGGCGAGGGTCTCAGAAGGATCGTTATCGAGGGCAATCGAATTTACGCGGGTGCCGCGGCGCAGTTCGGCACGCTGGTGAAGGGCGCGGTCGAGATGGGCCTTGAAGGGCTCGAGTTCGGCGAGGGAATCCCGGGCACGGTCGGCGGCGGCCTGGTCATGAATGCGGGTGCGTTCGGCGGCGAGATCGCGCGGGTCGTGACTCTCGTGCATGGCGTGACCGAAGCGGGCGAGCTGCGGGCGCTGACGAAGGACGAAGTGAAGTTCGCCTATCGGCGCACCGAGCTGCCGCAGAACTTCGTGATTACGCGTGTCGACTTCGAGTTGCAGCCGGGCAATCGCGAGCATCTGCGCGCGCGCGTTGCCGATCTGCATGCCAGGCGCGAAGCGCGCCAGCCGCGCAACGTTCCCAATGCGGGCTCGATTTTCAAGAATCCGCCGGGGACGTTTGCGGGCAAATTGCTCGAAGGCGCGGGACTCAAGGGCACGCGCGTCGGCGACGCGGCGTTCTCGGACAAGCACGCCAATTTCATCGTCAATCTTGGAGAGGCGCGGGCCGCTGAGGTGCGGGCGCTGATCGAGATGGCGAGGAACAAAGTTAAGGAACAGAGCGGCGTCTGGCTCGAGCCAGAGGTCAAGCTCGTCGGCGACTGGTAGCTGACGGTTTTCGGAGGCGGGGTGGCGAGGCGGAGTGGAGAAAAGACCGGATGGCATCCGCGCACGGCGGGGATGGTGATTTGCGCCTTCTTCGCGATGGGTGCGATGGCCGGCTTCAGCACGGCGGGGCACGCGATCATCATGCGCGCCAACGATTCGCTTGCAGGCCTCACCGGCTCGATCGCCGACACGCTTGGACCCGCACGCGCTTCGCTCGAGGGCGGTTCCACTTCGGTTGCCGGATGGCTCGATCGTTCGACGTTCTTCAAAGACGCGATCCAGCAGGTGACGCATCGCGTGACCGTGCCTGAAATGGACCAGAGTGGCCCGCCTATCGCGATCGTAAAACGCGGCGACGATTTTTATTCGCTCACCGACAACGGCGCGCTGCGCGGACCGATTGCGCTGCGCGAGCAAGGCGATCTGCCGATCGTGAGCGGCGTCGCTGACGATGCCACCGGCAACGATCTGCTCGAGGATGCCGCCGTGCTGGTGCGCGCCGAGACCACGCTCGCGCAGCTTATATCCGAGATGCGCGTGAACAACGACGGCACGGCGACGCTGTGTCTGGAACGCGCGCGCACCGAGCTCACGATCGATCTCAACGACGTTCCACACGAGCTCGATCGCGCGCAGCAGGTGATGAAGCGCCTTGACGGTCAGCAGCAACTGGTCGCGGCGCTCGATCTGACGACGCCAGGCGAAGCGGTGGTGCGGCTGCGCGGCGCGACCGTCGGAGTGAAAAAGGCGACCCCGAAAGTGACTGCGAGTTTATCGCGGACGCGTCCGAAAGTGAGGAGGCAGTAGCGATGCGAAACCTCCTGACCGGCCTCGATATCGGTACGAGCAAGGTCTGCGCGCTCGTCGGCGAGTCATTGAGTGACGG
This genomic stretch from Candidatus Binataceae bacterium harbors:
- the murB gene encoding UDP-N-acetylmuramate dehydrogenase, with the protein product MSGLEQNLRARFGDRLRIGAPLSEWTSFRIGGPADLFLVVESEDELSAAKAAAWSANAPCFCLGAGTNLLISDRGMRGLVVHLGEGLRRIVIEGNRIYAGAAAQFGTLVKGAVEMGLEGLEFGEGIPGTVGGGLVMNAGAFGGEIARVVTLVHGVTEAGELRALTKDEVKFAYRRTELPQNFVITRVDFELQPGNREHLRARVADLHARREARQPRNVPNAGSIFKNPPGTFAGKLLEGAGLKGTRVGDAAFSDKHANFIVNLGEARAAEVRALIEMARNKVKEQSGVWLEPEVKLVGDW
- a CDS encoding cell division protein FtsQ/DivIB; protein product: MARRSGEKTGWHPRTAGMVICAFFAMGAMAGFSTAGHAIIMRANDSLAGLTGSIADTLGPARASLEGGSTSVAGWLDRSTFFKDAIQQVTHRVTVPEMDQSGPPIAIVKRGDDFYSLTDNGALRGPIALREQGDLPIVSGVADDATGNDLLEDAAVLVRAETTLAQLISEMRVNNDGTATLCLERARTELTIDLNDVPHELDRAQQVMKRLDGQQQLVAALDLTTPGEAVVRLRGATVGVKKATPKVTASLSRTRPKVRRQ